Proteins encoded within one genomic window of Bacteroidia bacterium:
- a CDS encoding Smr/MutS family protein, with translation MNNNHKTKSEYITTLPADAQDKVEFQKILELIAQRCLGSLGVAQLQKLKVYTRAGQIVPRLQQVDEFKRIIESGGNFPADHYLDLSAQLKVLPLENSVLSIEQMLEVLNVSLTCRGIYVFLSETEEMYPALYQLVAEDPFQREIIQLILAVLDNEGNIRPDVSPVLTKIRREIDGKERELSSKFNSLLREGRAGGYLAEGEESIKNSRRVLSVLAEHKRRVKGIIHDESASGRIVYIEPEKTTEISNEVFDLRQQERREIYRLMRELTASVRPFYDLLKRYQRILARLDFIRAKARFARDIGANMITIAKEPVIDLKEAFHPLLFLSHQAKNAPIVPLNLKLEHEHRILVISGPNAGGKSVCLKTVGLLQLMMQSGMLVTAKPNSRMGIFRELFVDIGDQQSIENDLSTYTSHLSNMKNFLSRASDRTLFLIDEFGTGTDPQLGGAIAEAILTEMNHKRAYGITTTHYANLKMLAEHTPGLLNGAMRFDHQTLSPAYELETGKPGSSYAFEIAHKIGLSKKLIDAARKLAGTSARSMEEMLTSLEKERQIYEERDKAIAGKEKHLDGLISTYTKLKQDLEENRHKILEENKQKALAHLNETNRKLENLVREIREEQKKTGTAQQESRDIVKEAKDVLNREKQQIEKDLKIIRKPKPVLKNVKPEDVKPGLRVKMGSNPLTGVVEEVRKNKVLVSFGSIKTLVDINKLQVSEDADKDTSPGRGARYNYMQAAQDFSPSIDVRGQRAEEALNQVELWLDQAHLLNEKRLRIIHGKGEGILRPAIRNLLKQHKQVSSYESESEMQGGEGITLVEMRE, from the coding sequence GTGAACAACAACCATAAAACTAAATCCGAGTACATCACCACCCTTCCTGCGGATGCGCAGGACAAGGTGGAGTTTCAGAAAATCCTGGAACTTATAGCGCAGCGATGCCTGGGAAGCTTAGGTGTGGCGCAGTTGCAAAAGTTGAAGGTATATACCCGGGCAGGGCAAATTGTCCCACGCCTGCAACAGGTAGATGAATTCAAGCGCATTATTGAGTCGGGAGGCAACTTTCCCGCTGATCATTACCTCGACCTCTCAGCACAGTTAAAGGTGTTGCCGCTGGAGAATTCGGTGCTCAGCATTGAGCAAATGCTGGAGGTGCTGAACGTGAGCCTCACCTGTCGCGGCATTTATGTTTTCCTGAGTGAAACAGAAGAAATGTACCCGGCACTATACCAGCTGGTTGCGGAAGATCCTTTTCAAAGGGAGATCATCCAATTGATCCTGGCAGTGCTGGACAACGAAGGCAACATCCGCCCGGACGTATCGCCAGTGCTGACGAAAATAAGACGTGAAATCGATGGGAAGGAGCGCGAGCTGAGCAGCAAGTTTAATTCGCTGCTGCGCGAGGGGCGGGCTGGCGGCTATCTGGCAGAAGGAGAGGAGAGCATAAAGAACAGCAGGCGCGTTCTGAGCGTATTGGCAGAGCACAAACGCAGAGTAAAAGGCATCATCCATGATGAAAGCGCCAGCGGCCGCATCGTATACATTGAGCCGGAAAAAACCACCGAGATCAGCAATGAGGTCTTTGACCTGCGGCAACAGGAGCGGAGGGAGATATATCGCCTTATGCGGGAACTTACAGCTTCAGTGCGGCCCTTTTATGATCTCCTCAAGCGCTACCAGCGCATCCTGGCCAGGCTGGATTTTATCCGGGCCAAGGCCAGGTTTGCTCGGGACATTGGTGCCAATATGATCACAATAGCAAAGGAGCCGGTCATTGACCTGAAAGAGGCGTTCCATCCGCTGCTGTTCCTTAGCCACCAGGCCAAGAACGCCCCCATCGTTCCGCTTAACCTGAAGCTGGAACACGAACACAGGATCCTCGTAATTAGCGGACCAAATGCTGGCGGTAAATCGGTTTGTTTAAAGACGGTGGGGCTGCTCCAACTGATGATGCAGAGCGGGATGCTGGTAACGGCAAAACCGAATTCGCGTATGGGAATTTTCCGTGAGTTGTTCGTTGATATTGGCGACCAGCAAAGCATAGAAAACGACCTCAGCACCTATACTTCCCACCTCAGTAATATGAAGAATTTTCTCAGCCGCGCCTCTGACCGTACGCTCTTCCTCATTGATGAATTCGGAACCGGCACTGACCCCCAACTTGGCGGGGCAATAGCCGAAGCCATTCTCACAGAAATGAACCACAAACGGGCGTACGGCATCACCACCACGCACTACGCCAACCTGAAAATGCTGGCAGAACACACGCCCGGCCTGCTGAACGGAGCCATGCGGTTCGACCACCAAACGCTTTCGCCTGCCTACGAACTTGAGACCGGGAAACCGGGCAGCAGCTATGCCTTTGAGATCGCCCATAAAATAGGGCTGAGCAAGAAATTGATTGATGCTGCACGGAAGCTGGCAGGCACAAGTGCCCGCTCAATGGAAGAAATGCTGACTTCCCTCGAAAAGGAGCGGCAGATATACGAGGAGCGGGACAAGGCCATTGCCGGAAAGGAAAAACATCTGGATGGCCTGATCTCTACTTACACCAAGCTGAAGCAGGACCTGGAAGAAAACCGGCATAAAATACTGGAGGAAAACAAGCAGAAGGCGCTGGCACACCTGAACGAAACCAATCGAAAGCTTGAAAACCTGGTTCGGGAGATTCGCGAAGAACAAAAGAAAACAGGCACGGCACAACAGGAGTCACGAGACATTGTGAAAGAAGCGAAGGATGTATTGAACCGGGAGAAGCAGCAAATAGAGAAAGACCTGAAAATAATCCGTAAACCCAAGCCAGTACTGAAAAACGTGAAGCCGGAGGATGTAAAGCCCGGCCTCCGCGTGAAGATGGGCAGCAACCCGCTGACGGGTGTTGTGGAAGAAGTGCGCAAGAACAAAGTACTCGTCTCGTTCGGCAGCATCAAAACCTTGGTGGACATAAACAAACTCCAGGTATCAGAAGATGCGGACAAAGACACCTCCCCAGGAAGGGGCGCTCGATATAATTACATGCAAGCCGCCCAGGATTTTTCGCCCTCTATTGATGTCCGAGGCCAGCGTGCGGAAGAAGCCCTGAACCAGGTAGAATTATGGCTTGACCAGGCCCACCTCCTCAACGAAAAGCGCCTGCGCATTATCCACGGCAAAGGCGAGGGCATCCTCCGCCCCGCCATCCGCAACCTCCTGAAGCAGCACAAGCAGGTCAGCAGCTACGAATCGGAGAGTGAGATGCAGGGTGGCGAGGGGATTACGCTGGTGGAGATGAGGGAGTGA
- a CDS encoding fumarylacetoacetate hydrolase family protein, producing the protein MKIFCIGRNYAEHAKELQNEVPQEPVIFMKPPTALLKYGLPFFLPDFSDDVHYEAELVLKITRQGKHIQEKFAHKYFDHISLGIDFTARDIQQRLKQKGLPWEISKGFDGSAAVGDFVPLEDFPAPITFHLEIDGKTVQQSDTSFLLFSFSRLISFISQYFTLQTGDLIYTGTPAGVGKVYVNNHLTGYVEDQKVLDLIVK; encoded by the coding sequence ATGAAAATATTTTGCATCGGAAGAAACTATGCAGAACATGCAAAGGAGCTTCAGAATGAGGTGCCGCAGGAGCCGGTGATCTTTATGAAGCCGCCTACCGCCCTGCTTAAATATGGGCTGCCCTTCTTTTTACCCGACTTTTCTGATGATGTGCATTATGAAGCTGAGCTAGTCCTGAAGATCACGCGGCAGGGAAAACACATCCAGGAGAAATTTGCGCACAAGTATTTTGACCATATTTCGCTGGGTATTGACTTTACTGCAAGGGATATTCAGCAGCGACTGAAACAAAAAGGCCTGCCCTGGGAAATTTCAAAAGGGTTTGACGGATCGGCTGCCGTTGGCGATTTCGTACCGCTGGAAGATTTCCCGGCACCTATAACTTTCCACCTCGAAATTGACGGGAAAACTGTGCAGCAAAGCGATACTTCTTTTCTGCTGTTTTCATTTTCACGCCTCATCTCCTTCATCTCGCAGTATTTTACACTGCAAACCGGGGATCTCATTTATACCGGTACACCCGCGGGAGTTGGTAAAGTTTATGTTAACAATCATTTAACGGGGTACGTTGAAGACCAAAAGGTTCTTGATTTAATTGTAAAATAA
- a CDS encoding NFACT RNA binding domain-containing protein: MDDLVNNFFLLRKLAERLNQELAETFLADSWQIGKQHIVFHFKNKNRELFLNLFFLPDKVLISLPPSFTPPVKNAQPIFREVQGKKVKQVQAYENDRSFHIRLQGNLMLIFKLYGRHANIILLQQGEAKELLRPKLQKDRTLNPEEMHYPVVLEQEQLQQLMEQPLNAESLVKLNPAYTPDFAAAIDENFTELPPARQWEKIMELENYLRDPQFYLLKGEPKRDDDPGLRLSLFALDIPLWEKTDVVEALNSYTTEYRHQYRLLTARGALLKKQYEKKRRLEKQLKSGTKDLQRLDKRRSYHQLADLIMANLHQIKGGADKAEVFDFYEGKDLVIPLKREMSPQKNAEKMYQKAKRQHIEVEKLKENISRLESELADVNSEIKNIESTTDYRQLKKLGKQEEKKAKSETPALPYKEFNFLNYKILVGKSGKNNDELTFKVASKNDLWLHAKDFAGSHVVVKTKNETVPQPVVEAAAQLAAWHSKGRNHGLCPVSYVQRKHVRKPKGMAPGKVIVDRESVILVVPSSEPGKGNS, encoded by the coding sequence ATGGATGATCTCGTAAACAACTTCTTCCTGCTAAGAAAGCTTGCTGAGCGCCTGAACCAGGAGCTGGCCGAAACATTTCTTGCTGATTCCTGGCAAATCGGTAAACAACATATCGTTTTTCATTTTAAAAACAAAAACAGGGAACTGTTCCTGAACTTATTTTTTCTGCCGGATAAAGTTCTGATCTCTCTTCCTCCTTCATTTACACCACCTGTAAAAAATGCGCAGCCGATTTTCCGCGAAGTGCAGGGGAAAAAGGTTAAGCAGGTACAGGCCTATGAAAATGACCGCAGCTTCCACATCCGTCTTCAGGGAAACCTGATGCTGATATTTAAGCTGTATGGACGCCATGCTAATATTATATTGTTGCAGCAGGGAGAAGCAAAGGAGTTGCTACGGCCAAAACTTCAGAAAGACCGGACGCTGAACCCGGAGGAAATGCATTATCCTGTGGTACTGGAACAGGAGCAACTGCAACAATTGATGGAGCAGCCGCTAAACGCTGAATCCCTGGTAAAACTAAACCCGGCCTACACCCCTGATTTTGCCGCTGCCATTGATGAAAATTTTACAGAACTGCCACCCGCCCGCCAGTGGGAAAAAATAATGGAACTTGAAAATTATCTCAGGGACCCGCAGTTTTATTTATTGAAAGGAGAACCTAAACGCGATGACGATCCCGGTTTGCGGCTATCGCTGTTTGCGCTTGATATTCCGCTGTGGGAAAAGACAGACGTTGTGGAGGCGCTGAATAGCTACACCACTGAATACCGGCACCAATACCGCCTGCTCACGGCCAGAGGCGCTTTGCTGAAAAAACAGTACGAGAAAAAACGCAGACTGGAGAAGCAATTGAAAAGCGGCACCAAAGACCTGCAGCGGCTGGATAAACGCAGAAGCTATCATCAACTGGCCGACCTGATCATGGCCAACCTACACCAGATAAAAGGAGGCGCTGACAAGGCTGAGGTATTTGATTTTTATGAAGGAAAGGATCTGGTAATCCCGCTGAAACGTGAAATGAGTCCTCAGAAAAATGCGGAGAAAATGTATCAGAAAGCAAAGCGCCAACACATAGAAGTGGAAAAACTAAAAGAAAACATTTCCCGGCTGGAATCAGAACTGGCAGATGTAAATTCGGAAATTAAAAATATAGAAAGCACAACCGATTATCGCCAGCTAAAGAAGCTGGGAAAACAGGAAGAAAAGAAAGCAAAAAGCGAAACCCCGGCATTACCTTATAAAGAATTCAATTTTTTGAATTATAAAATTTTGGTAGGGAAAAGCGGAAAAAACAATGATGAATTGACCTTTAAAGTGGCTTCTAAAAATGACCTGTGGTTGCATGCAAAAGACTTTGCCGGATCGCATGTAGTTGTAAAGACGAAGAATGAAACGGTGCCCCAGCCAGTGGTTGAGGCTGCTGCCCAACTCGCGGCCTGGCACAGCAAAGGAAGAAACCACGGCCTCTGTCCGGTAAGCTATGTTCAGCGGAAACACGTGCGCAAGCCTAAAGGCATGGCCCCCGGAAAAGTAATCGTAGACAGAGAATCAGTAATTCTCGTGGTGCCATCCTCCGAGCCCGGTAAAGGGAACTCTTGA
- a CDS encoding Smr/MutS family protein — MKYKRKNPEHSGDRVMIYEIWSKLLFGVSGILRPAIRNLLKQHKQVSSYEAETEMQGGEGITLVEMRE; from the coding sequence TTGAAGTATAAACGCAAAAACCCTGAGCATTCCGGGGATAGAGTAATGATCTATGAAATATGGTCGAAACTATTGTTCGGAGTTAGCGGCATCCTCCGCCCCGCCATCCGCAACCTCCTGAAACAGCACAAGCAGGTGAGCAGCTACGAAGCGGAAACCGAGATGCAGGGTGGGGAAGGGATTACGCTGGTGGAGATGCGGGAGTGA
- a CDS encoding L,D-transpeptidase, with translation MHQLLVPLLLLFTIACGDGISTSNEEAFPDVNLDSLEVDKTKTWIHISKSKRVLALMEDTHLLKRYPVVLGFNPTDDKLREGDGCTPEGTFKIRDLYPHRSWSKFIWIDYPNDASWEKHEAAKAGGSIPAESAIGGEVGIHGVPAGSDFLITMKEDWTLGCISLKNDDVDELYKYVQQGTTIVIEK, from the coding sequence ATGCATCAGCTCCTCGTTCCTTTGCTTCTATTGTTTACCATTGCCTGCGGAGATGGCATCTCGACCAGCAATGAAGAAGCGTTTCCCGATGTGAATCTGGACAGTTTGGAGGTGGATAAAACGAAGACCTGGATCCATATTTCAAAGTCGAAGAGAGTGCTTGCATTGATGGAAGATACACACTTGTTGAAACGTTATCCTGTTGTATTGGGGTTTAATCCCACCGATGACAAGCTGCGGGAAGGTGACGGCTGCACACCTGAAGGCACGTTCAAAATACGAGACCTATACCCGCACCGGAGCTGGTCAAAGTTTATCTGGATTGATTACCCAAATGATGCGTCATGGGAAAAACACGAGGCGGCAAAGGCCGGTGGCAGCATTCCGGCAGAATCTGCCATTGGAGGAGAAGTCGGGATACATGGGGTCCCGGCCGGAAGCGACTTTTTAATTACCATGAAAGAGGACTGGACGCTCGGCTGCATTTCATTAAAGAATGATGATGTGGACGAATTATATAAATATGTTCAGCAGGGAACAACCATCGTAATCGAAAAATAA
- a CDS encoding M23 family metallopeptidase: MKFRFAAIFLLLIAFSFSNRNTRSSSGYPQDYFSSPLEVPLLLSGSFGELRSNHFHSGIDFKTQQREGLNVLAAADGHVSRIKVSPWGFGNALYVDHPNGYTTVYAHLQRFNDTIREYVKRQQYRKKSFAIELFPGRAFPVKRGEVIALSGNTGGSGGPHLHFEIRDTKSEYPLNPLLFNFKVPDTKAPEIRSVKLYPLTPESFLRIYYDYPANKTLFVNSKSVKIPVRQNNKGYYLHNIKKIQALGTVGVAVETLDYHDGSWNRLGVYCIELQHNDKSKYIMRMEKFGFHQTRYLNSHIDYEEKERSGEKYQKTFVDPGNFLEIYDSLENRGRIDISSDSLHHINLTITDAYSNLSVLQFDIERDTLGPVSEPVQKFEGCLKTMPYQVENFLEMNEIRMTIPAFTFYDTVCFQYQELPLPGKSYSSLHQVHNQYTPLQKYYNISLKVKELPEQYQNKAIIMNQSSSGRRSSQGGNWDNGYVTTRTRSFGKFYIDVDTVPPKINALNIHNNADMKYKRNIQIRVNDNLSGLNAGNGYIDGEWVLMEYDGKLNLFTHTFEKNLAAGKHTFLFVAKDEKSNESRVSYNFVR, encoded by the coding sequence ATGAAATTCAGATTTGCTGCAATCTTTCTGCTTCTCATTGCATTTTCATTCTCCAATCGAAATACGCGTTCTTCCTCCGGTTATCCGCAGGACTACTTCAGTTCACCACTGGAGGTGCCGCTGTTGCTCTCTGGAAGTTTTGGCGAATTGCGCTCCAACCATTTCCATTCAGGCATTGACTTCAAAACGCAGCAACGGGAAGGATTAAACGTATTGGCCGCAGCAGATGGCCACGTCTCCCGCATTAAAGTTTCTCCGTGGGGTTTTGGCAATGCGCTGTATGTTGATCATCCTAACGGCTATACCACGGTATATGCGCATTTACAGCGATTCAATGATACCATTCGGGAATACGTAAAACGCCAGCAATACAGGAAAAAAAGTTTTGCCATTGAATTATTTCCCGGCAGGGCATTTCCGGTAAAGAGAGGTGAAGTGATCGCCCTTTCAGGCAATACCGGAGGTTCCGGAGGGCCGCATCTGCACTTTGAAATTCGCGACACCAAAAGTGAATACCCGCTTAATCCGCTACTGTTCAATTTTAAAGTACCGGATACCAAAGCCCCGGAGATCCGCTCCGTCAAGCTGTATCCGCTTACACCGGAATCTTTTCTCAGGATTTATTATGATTATCCTGCAAACAAAACTTTATTTGTTAATAGCAAAAGTGTGAAAATTCCTGTCAGGCAAAACAACAAGGGTTATTATTTGCATAATATTAAAAAAATTCAGGCTTTAGGAACGGTGGGTGTAGCAGTGGAAACCCTCGACTACCATGACGGCTCCTGGAACCGGCTGGGCGTATATTGCATTGAATTGCAGCATAATGATAAATCCAAGTACATCATGCGCATGGAGAAATTCGGATTTCACCAAACGCGCTATCTCAACAGCCATATTGACTACGAGGAAAAAGAGCGGTCCGGGGAAAAATACCAAAAGACTTTTGTAGACCCCGGCAATTTTCTTGAAATTTATGACTCATTGGAAAACCGGGGCAGGATTGATATTTCTTCTGATTCGCTTCATCATATAAACCTCACCATAACTGACGCATATTCCAATCTCTCAGTCCTGCAATTTGATATTGAACGTGATACCCTCGGACCCGTTTCGGAGCCGGTGCAAAAATTTGAAGGCTGCCTGAAAACAATGCCCTATCAGGTTGAGAATTTTCTGGAAATGAACGAGATCAGGATGACGATCCCCGCATTTACTTTTTATGACACGGTGTGTTTTCAATACCAGGAATTGCCGCTTCCGGGTAAATCATATTCTTCATTGCATCAGGTTCACAACCAATACACACCTTTGCAGAAGTACTATAATATTTCGCTGAAGGTAAAAGAACTGCCAGAGCAATATCAAAACAAAGCGATCATCATGAACCAGAGCAGCAGCGGCCGCAGGTCATCACAGGGCGGAAACTGGGACAATGGCTATGTTACCACACGCACCCGCAGCTTCGGCAAGTTTTATATTGATGTGGATACCGTGCCGCCAAAAATTAATGCGCTGAATATTCATAATAATGCAGACATGAAATATAAGCGCAACATCCAAATACGCGTAAACGACAACCTCTCCGGCCTCAACGCTGGTAACGGCTACATTGACGGAGAGTGGGTGCTTATGGAATATGACGGAAAACTCAACCTCTTCACCCACACATTTGAGAAAAACCTGGCGGCCGGCAAGCACACTTTCCTTTTTGTAGCTAAAGACGAGAAAAGCAACGAGAGCCGGGTCAGTTATAATTTTGTGCGCTAG
- a CDS encoding AAA family ATPase, with protein sequence MFKEIHLTNFFSFQEGEIKLEADVNLLIGINGSGKSNLFKALDLLRSGMKGGLAEIIRDWGGFDNIYCKCPGETEHPNSIGLKFILDKNFLSRFNYYFQDDIEYTIILRKKPSFDNYDIVEWVNSIKDNGQDFTLLSFQHGCGWIYEKKTKSEEVEEEFEQYGSGNWHRVNYDDKEPEELVLSTIDDSDRYPALTALAKALRSIDVYNYFNTKTDSPLRTSIKATGEEKLQREGENLFPVLNTLDIKHPRVFDQLKDHLNIINEQFIDLKFQQFGSGVFQAYLKEKNLNSAIHAAQVSDGTLKFLCLLAILLNPSRGAVIFIDEPEKGLHPDMLREIASIILNSAKESQIIIATHSPQLLNFFKVRNIRVFEKDEENKTIIKTYNEEDFKEWYNEFAPGNLWEKGELGGVRF encoded by the coding sequence ATGTTCAAGGAAATACATCTGACCAACTTTTTCAGTTTTCAGGAGGGGGAGATAAAGCTGGAGGCTGATGTGAATCTGCTTATCGGGATCAACGGTTCAGGGAAATCCAACCTGTTCAAAGCGCTTGATTTGTTGAGGAGCGGAATGAAAGGAGGGCTTGCTGAAATTATCCGGGATTGGGGAGGCTTTGACAATATCTATTGTAAGTGCCCTGGTGAAACAGAGCATCCCAATAGTATAGGATTGAAATTTATATTGGATAAGAATTTTCTCTCACGCTTTAATTATTATTTTCAGGACGACATTGAGTACACAATTATTCTCAGGAAAAAACCTTCTTTTGATAACTATGACATCGTAGAATGGGTAAATTCAATAAAAGATAATGGGCAGGATTTCACGCTGTTAAGTTTTCAGCATGGCTGCGGATGGATTTATGAGAAGAAAACAAAGAGTGAAGAAGTCGAAGAGGAATTCGAACAATACGGAAGTGGGAATTGGCACCGGGTCAACTATGACGACAAAGAACCAGAGGAATTAGTACTCTCCACAATTGATGACTCTGACCGGTATCCTGCACTAACGGCACTAGCGAAAGCACTGCGCTCAATTGATGTATACAATTACTTTAACACCAAAACGGATAGTCCGCTTCGCACTTCAATAAAAGCCACCGGAGAAGAAAAGTTACAACGGGAAGGGGAAAATCTGTTTCCTGTTTTAAATACGCTTGATATAAAACATCCAAGAGTTTTTGATCAACTTAAGGATCATTTGAATATCATAAATGAACAGTTCATTGATTTAAAATTCCAGCAATTCGGGAGCGGAGTTTTTCAGGCATATTTAAAGGAAAAGAACCTGAACAGCGCCATTCATGCGGCACAAGTTTCAGATGGCACATTGAAATTTCTTTGCTTACTTGCCATACTTCTCAATCCATCACGGGGAGCAGTCATTTTTATTGACGAACCTGAGAAAGGCTTACATCCGGACATGCTGAGGGAAATTGCATCTATTATTCTTAATTCAGCCAAAGAATCACAAATTATCATCGCAACCCATTCCCCTCAGTTGCTCAATTTCTTCAAAGTGCGGAACATTCGTGTTTTTGAAAAAGACGAGGAAAATAAAACCATTATCAAAACATACAACGAAGAGGATTTTAAAGAATGGTATAATGAATTTGCACCGGGTAACCTTTGGGAGAAAGGTGAGCTTGGAGGTGTAAGGTTTTAA
- a CDS encoding T9SS type A sorting domain-containing protein, protein MKRIMKTLPALLIFLSTFTAGNAQLTEIVVLGPIGGTFTRTGFSVSIANDGSIVVIGAPGANDRGGAIGFFEENGSTYTQKGLTLVALAGDYLGSSLDITDDGSMVLAGASTGSYARFYKNIPAMSSVLTYKSGDGVAYSGDGSVTAVRRSDSLWIFSNAGTTWNLAAGLKIPATTTFGPEGPQLMTISEDGNLILVGMPHDKNDTGGVAAYHFNGTNWAQLTVLRPNGHTGASQFGSSVSMSSDGSRIVVGGQGDDAGQGAFWTYTFNGTTISGGLTKQMGTGATGNAGQGAAVSVSEDGQVLLIGGPADNNFLGAAWEFHYQSGNWSQVGNKITPSVITNFARFGSAIDLSEDGTKAIIGAYDQERAYVYGRGSVGVDEQQNEFRFKLSPCPAQDNILLTGDLNSVVRIRIMDLQGRVVKNLVGPFVNGIGIDIQNLDQGAYIVCIDTENDQFNKKILIAR, encoded by the coding sequence ATGAAACGAATTATGAAGACATTGCCTGCCTTGTTAATCTTTCTTAGCACTTTCACGGCTGGGAATGCCCAATTAACCGAAATTGTTGTTCTTGGGCCAATAGGCGGCACTTTTACAAGAACCGGCTTTTCCGTTAGTATTGCCAATGATGGAAGTATTGTGGTTATAGGTGCTCCTGGTGCAAATGACAGAGGAGGGGCCATTGGTTTTTTCGAAGAAAATGGCAGCACTTATACCCAAAAGGGGCTTACCCTAGTTGCCCTGGCAGGAGATTATTTAGGATCTTCCCTTGATATTACTGATGACGGTAGTATGGTATTGGCCGGGGCATCTACAGGCTCTTATGCCCGGTTCTATAAGAATATCCCTGCGATGAGCAGTGTTCTGACATATAAATCCGGAGATGGCGTGGCTTATTCCGGAGACGGATCTGTAACCGCAGTCAGGCGCTCTGATAGCCTATGGATATTTTCGAATGCTGGCACCACATGGAATTTAGCTGCTGGCCTTAAGATACCTGCAACCACCACCTTCGGGCCAGAAGGACCACAACTGATGACTATTTCCGAAGACGGAAATCTGATATTAGTAGGAATGCCCCATGATAAGAATGATACTGGAGGAGTAGCAGCCTATCATTTCAATGGCACTAACTGGGCTCAGCTCACTGTACTTCGGCCAAATGGTCATACCGGTGCTTCGCAGTTTGGCAGTTCGGTCTCTATGTCTTCTGATGGCTCCAGGATCGTGGTTGGCGGACAAGGTGATGATGCCGGGCAAGGTGCTTTTTGGACTTATACTTTTAATGGGACAACTATTTCAGGAGGCTTAACGAAACAAATGGGTACCGGTGCTACAGGAAATGCAGGACAGGGAGCGGCTGTTTCGGTTTCGGAAGATGGACAAGTGCTGTTAATAGGAGGCCCAGCAGATAACAATTTTCTTGGTGCAGCTTGGGAATTTCATTATCAAAGTGGCAACTGGAGTCAGGTGGGCAATAAGATAACACCAAGTGTTATAACCAATTTCGCACGTTTTGGATCTGCTATTGACTTATCTGAAGATGGCACAAAAGCTATTATTGGAGCTTATGATCAGGAAAGAGCCTATGTCTATGGTCGTGGATCTGTGGGTGTTGACGAGCAACAGAATGAGTTTAGGTTTAAACTTTCACCATGTCCAGCTCAAGACAACATTTTATTGACCGGAGATTTGAACTCTGTTGTGCGCATACGGATTATGGATTTACAAGGCAGAGTGGTTAAGAACTTAGTTGGACCTTTTGTTAATGGAATCGGTATTGATATTCAAAACCTGGATCAGGGGGCATATATTGTTTGTATTGATACCGAGAACGATCAATTTAATAAAAAGATTTTGATTGCGAGGTAG
- a CDS encoding type II toxin-antitoxin system PemK/MazF family toxin, whose amino-acid sequence MNLNPTIGAEIKKERPGIIVNNNSIGRLPLKIIVPLTDWKDHYEIAPWMVKIAPTTRNKLFKTSSADCFQIRSISEQRFMKKIGVIENEILNKIKVALAIVFSIED is encoded by the coding sequence ATCAATCTTAACCCCACAATTGGTGCTGAAATCAAAAAAGAAAGACCCGGAATCATCGTAAATAATAATTCAATCGGGAGGCTTCCGCTAAAAATTATTGTTCCCTTAACCGACTGGAAGGATCATTATGAAATTGCACCATGGATGGTGAAAATTGCTCCTACGACAAGGAATAAACTTTTCAAAACATCATCCGCTGACTGCTTCCAAATTCGTTCTATTTCTGAACAGAGATTTATGAAGAAGATTGGTGTAATAGAGAATGAAATTTTGAATAAGATAAAAGTGGCATTAGCAATAGTGTTTTCTATTGAGGATTAG